The nucleotide window CCGGAAAATCTTCGGCTTTCTTTTTTACCAAAATATTGTAATTTTTAACAGCATCGTTGTAGCGTTTCCCTTCAACAGCTATTCTGTTATAAGAGCCTTCAATTTGAATTAAAACCGTTTTAATGTTTGATGAATTGTTTTTTGAAGAAATTAAATTTGTTAAAGTTTGATATTTTGATTGTAATTCTGCCTGAAGGTTTATTTGTTCATCAGAAGAAGATTCATTTATTTTTTTCTTTAATGTTTCAATTTCATTTTTAAGATTATTTATTTCGGCATCTTCCGAGTCTATTAATGAAAATAATTGCGGTATAATTTTATCTCTTCTTGAAATAATATTTTCAACTTGTGCCCATTTTGCATTTACTGCTTCTTCGGCATCAATTAATTCGAATTTAACGGTTTCATCAACTTTTTTTTCTTTTTCGGGAGATAAGAAAATAATTGAAAGAGTAGCAATTATTATGCCTGCGGCAATTGCTGCAATTTTTAGAATTTTGTTTTTTTGAGCTTTTTCTTTAGTTTTATACTTGTTCAAAAGAGCTAATATTTCTATTGCTCTGTTTTCGGCAGGAGCCATTCTTAAAACTTCTTTTGCATGTTTTTCTGCTTTTATAAGAAAATCTTCATCGTCTTCGGTTTCGTATATTTTTAAAGCGGAGTCTGCCATTAAAATAATTGCTTGAGTAAGATGGGGGTTTATTGAGGCG belongs to Bacteroidales bacterium and includes:
- a CDS encoding LemA family protein gives rise to the protein MSNFDEKLNKHIDKVISIQNSEREKMLTLEELKEVDLSLGVTEEEWEQMMQKADNELKLAQNHFYYKNFKDAYSTAESAASINPHLTQAIILMADSALKIYETEDDEDFLIKAEKHAKEVLRMAPAENRAIEILALLNKYKTKEKAQKNKILKIAAIAAGIIIATLSIIFLSPEKEKKVDETVKFELIDAEEAVNAKWAQVENIISRRDKIIPQLFSLIDSEDAEINNLKNEIETLKKKINESSSDEQINLQAELQSKYQTLTNLISSKNNSSNIKTVLIQIEGSYNRIAVEGKRYNDAVKNYNILVKKKAEDFPEFKIKPYFKGN